Proteins from a genomic interval of Hoplias malabaricus isolate fHopMal1 chromosome 13, fHopMal1.hap1, whole genome shotgun sequence:
- the LOC136664478 gene encoding prostasin-like: MVTLWTVSVVFLIGFLAKGCRSQPNAVVCGNAKLNTITEGGNSLASSGVWPWMVSLQSNGTHVCGGTLVAEQFVLSSAACLSSSSNASDWTVILGRLKQNGSNPNEVAISVKNISLSNGTANNIAVLELSRKPTLSDFIQPICVDLGDNSFPINTPCWASGWGSGGEVEQTLQQFNTTILDCGNASTSNTSICTGVMPLEQVITIQ; the protein is encoded by the exons ATGGTGacactgtggacagtgagtgtggtgTTCCTCATTGGCTTTCTGGCCAAAG GGTGCCGCTCACAGCCAAATG CTGTGGTGTGTGGCAATGCCAAACTGAATACCATTACTGAAGGTGGCAACTCCCTGGCTTCTTCAGGTGTGTGGCCATGGATGGTTAGTCTGCAGAGTAATGGTACTCATGTCTGTGGAGGAACACTGGTAGCTGAGCAGTTTGTCTTGAGCTCTGCTGCCTGCCTCTCTAG CTCCTCCAATGCTTCTGACTGGACTGTAATTCTGGGCCGGCTCAAACAGAACGGCTCCAACCCTAATGAGGTCGCTATCAGTGTAAAAAACATCTCACTGAGCAATGGTACAGCAAACAACATAGCAGTGCTAGAGCTGTCTCGCAAGCCAACACTTTCTGATTTCATTCAGCCTATATGtgtggacctgggagacaacAGCTTTCCCATTAACACTCCGTGCTGGGCCTCTGGGTGGGGCTCGGGAGGAGAAG TTGAACAAACTCTTCAGCAGTTCAACACTACTATACTGGACTGTGGGAACGCATCCACATCCAACACCAGCATCTGCACAGGAGTCATGCCTTTAGAACAGGTAATAACAATTCAGTAA